Proteins co-encoded in one Vibrio fortis genomic window:
- the topA gene encoding type I DNA topoisomerase, with the protein MGKSLVIVESPAKAKTINKYLGKDFVVKSSVGHVRDLPTAGQSTGKKAAAVSTKGMSPEEKARIKKEKDRKALIKKMGINPYKDWEANYQVLPGKEKVVAELQKLAENADHVYLATDLDREGEAIAWHLREIIGGDEARYKRVVFNEITKNAIQQAFETPGELNIDGVNAQQARRFMDRVVGFMVSPLLWKKVARGLSAGRVQSVAVKLLVEREREINAFIPEEFWDIHADTQTGDKTDFRLQVAQKAGVAFKPENEEQTKAALSILEKAEYEVCKREDRPTKSKPSAPYITSTLQQAASTRLGYGVKKTMMLAQRLYEAGYITYMRTDSTNLSSEAVEMAREYINSEFGDKYLPAKPLVYGSKEGAQEAHEAIRPSSVEVKSEDLKGVDADAHKLYSLIWNQFVACQMTPAQYDSTTISVKADEYTLKAKGRILKFDGWTRVQRPMGKNDDTILPSVELGDKLKLVTLDPKQHFTKPPARYTEAALVKELEKRGIGRPSTYASIISTIQDRGYVKVEQRRFYAEKMGEIVTDRLDQSFNDLMNYDFTARMEQKLDQIAEGEANWKGVLDNFFTDFTGDLEKADLDESAGGMKPNHIVETDIECPTCGRNMGIRTASTGVFLGCSGYALPPKERCKTTINLGDEEGIINVLEEDVETAALRAKKRCPICETAMDAYLIDDKRKMHVCGNNPNCDGYVVEHGEFKVKGYDGPVVECDKCGSDMVLKNGRFGKYMDCTSDDCKNTRKILKNGEVAPPKEDPVHFPELPCENSDAYFVLRDGASGLFMAASNFPKSRETRAPLVEELVRFKDRISPKFQYLTTAPVADPDGKPTVVRFSRKTKENYVRTEVDGKPSGWTALFIDGKWEVTDKRKKPKEK; encoded by the coding sequence ATGGGTAAATCGCTCGTTATAGTGGAGTCGCCAGCCAAGGCTAAAACTATCAATAAATATCTTGGCAAAGACTTTGTCGTTAAGTCGAGTGTAGGTCACGTGCGTGACTTACCAACCGCAGGACAAAGCACAGGCAAGAAGGCGGCTGCTGTTTCAACAAAGGGTATGAGCCCAGAAGAGAAAGCTCGTATCAAGAAAGAAAAAGATCGCAAAGCACTCATCAAGAAGATGGGTATCAACCCATATAAAGATTGGGAAGCGAACTATCAGGTTCTGCCAGGCAAAGAAAAAGTCGTGGCTGAACTCCAAAAGCTAGCTGAGAATGCAGACCATGTATATCTCGCAACCGATTTGGACCGCGAGGGAGAAGCTATCGCATGGCACCTTCGTGAGATCATCGGTGGCGATGAAGCGAGATATAAACGAGTAGTATTTAACGAGATCACCAAGAACGCGATTCAACAAGCGTTTGAAACTCCTGGTGAGCTTAATATTGATGGTGTAAACGCTCAACAAGCACGTCGATTTATGGACCGTGTTGTAGGTTTCATGGTTTCGCCACTACTTTGGAAAAAAGTAGCTCGTGGTCTTTCTGCTGGCCGTGTTCAGTCGGTAGCCGTTAAGCTGCTGGTAGAGCGTGAGCGTGAGATCAACGCGTTCATTCCAGAAGAGTTCTGGGATATCCACGCGGATACACAAACTGGCGACAAAACTGATTTCCGTCTGCAGGTTGCTCAGAAAGCCGGTGTTGCTTTCAAGCCAGAAAATGAAGAACAGACTAAAGCCGCGCTGAGTATTCTTGAGAAAGCTGAATACGAAGTCTGCAAGCGTGAAGACCGCCCAACAAAGAGCAAACCGTCAGCACCTTACATCACTTCTACTCTTCAACAAGCTGCGAGCACGCGCTTGGGCTATGGCGTTAAGAAGACGATGATGTTGGCTCAGCGACTCTATGAAGCGGGTTACATCACGTATATGCGTACTGACTCAACTAACTTGAGCTCAGAAGCTGTTGAGATGGCACGTGAATATATCAATTCAGAGTTTGGCGATAAGTACCTGCCAGCTAAACCACTTGTTTACGGTAGCAAAGAGGGCGCACAAGAGGCGCACGAAGCAATCCGTCCATCAAGTGTTGAAGTGAAGTCTGAAGACCTGAAAGGTGTTGATGCAGATGCTCACAAACTGTATTCGTTGATCTGGAACCAGTTTGTGGCGTGTCAAATGACACCTGCACAATACGATTCAACGACGATCAGTGTAAAAGCTGACGAGTACACACTAAAAGCGAAAGGCCGTATCCTTAAGTTTGATGGTTGGACTCGCGTACAACGCCCTATGGGCAAGAACGACGATACTATCCTGCCGTCGGTTGAGTTAGGCGATAAGCTTAAACTTGTGACGCTTGATCCTAAGCAGCACTTTACTAAGCCACCTGCACGTTACACTGAAGCAGCATTGGTTAAAGAGCTTGAAAAACGTGGTATCGGTCGTCCATCGACGTACGCATCAATCATCTCGACTATCCAAGATCGTGGTTATGTGAAGGTTGAGCAGCGCCGTTTCTATGCTGAAAAAATGGGTGAGATTGTTACTGACCGTCTCGACCAAAGCTTTAACGACTTGATGAACTACGACTTCACTGCTCGAATGGAGCAGAAGTTGGACCAAATCGCAGAAGGCGAAGCGAACTGGAAAGGTGTTTTAGATAACTTCTTTACAGACTTCACTGGTGATCTTGAGAAAGCTGACCTTGACGAATCTGCTGGTGGCATGAAGCCTAACCACATCGTAGAAACGGATATTGAATGTCCGACTTGTGGCCGCAATATGGGTATCCGTACCGCGTCTACTGGTGTGTTCCTTGGTTGTTCAGGCTATGCATTGCCACCAAAAGAGCGTTGTAAGACGACGATTAACCTTGGTGACGAAGAAGGCATTATCAATGTTCTTGAAGAAGACGTTGAAACTGCTGCACTGCGAGCTAAGAAGCGTTGTCCTATCTGTGAAACAGCGATGGACGCCTACCTGATCGATGACAAGCGTAAGATGCATGTTTGTGGTAACAACCCGAACTGTGATGGTTATGTTGTAGAGCACGGTGAGTTCAAAGTTAAAGGTTACGATGGTCCGGTTGTTGAATGTGACAAATGTGGTTCAGACATGGTTCTGAAAAACGGTCGCTTTGGCAAGTACATGGATTGTACAAGCGATGACTGTAAGAACACGCGTAAGATCCTGAAGAACGGTGAAGTCGCGCCTCCGAAGGAAGACCCTGTGCATTTCCCTGAGCTTCCATGTGAAAACTCAGATGCGTACTTCGTACTTCGTGACGGTGCTTCTGGTCTATTTATGGCAGCAAGCAACTTCCCTAAATCTCGTGAAACTCGCGCTCCATTAGTGGAAGAGTTGGTTCGATTTAAAGACCGAATTTCACCGAAGTTCCAATACCTAACGACTGCGCCTGTGGCTGACCCTGATGGCAAGCCAACAGTAGTCCGCTTTAGCCGTAAGACCAAAGAGAATTACGTACGTACTGAAGTCGATGGTAAGCCATCTGGTTGG
- a CDS encoding arginyltransferase, translating to MSSGLHQIRIGLTDNHSCSYLPERQERVAVTLDEHMHTPDNYEVLLANGFRRSGATIYKPHCDNCSSCHALRLFIPEIQLSKSQKRLLNKAKSLTWKMKPQMDETWFELYSRYITARHRSGTMYPPKKDEFLQFSKNDWLDTQYLHIYHNEKLVAIAVTDVMSQSTSAFYTFFDPDIDLSLGTLGVLFQIQHAQQTQKQWLYLGYQIDECPAMNYKVRFQRHQRLVNQVWQG from the coding sequence ATGAGTTCAGGCTTACACCAGATCAGAATCGGATTGACCGATAATCATAGTTGTAGCTACTTACCAGAGCGACAAGAGCGTGTTGCTGTCACACTGGACGAACACATGCACACGCCGGATAATTATGAAGTTCTGTTGGCCAATGGGTTTCGTCGCAGCGGTGCAACCATCTACAAACCTCATTGCGACAATTGCTCTTCTTGTCACGCCTTAAGGCTCTTTATTCCAGAGATACAGCTTTCGAAAAGCCAAAAGCGTCTTCTTAATAAAGCCAAATCATTAACTTGGAAAATGAAACCGCAAATGGATGAGACGTGGTTTGAATTGTATAGCCGTTATATCACCGCTCGCCACCGCTCAGGGACCATGTACCCGCCTAAGAAAGACGAATTCTTGCAGTTTTCAAAGAACGATTGGTTGGACACTCAATATTTGCACATCTACCACAATGAAAAATTAGTGGCGATTGCCGTTACAGATGTGATGAGTCAAAGTACCAGTGCGTTTTACACCTTTTTTGACCCAGATATCGATTTATCGCTAGGTACGCTTGGAGTTTTGTTTCAAATTCAACATGCTCAACAAACCCAAAAACAGTGGCTTTATTTGGGTTATCAAATCGACGAATGCCCCGCTATGAACTATAAAGTGCGATTTCAACGTCATCAAAGGCTAGTAAATCAAGTGTGGCAAGGGTAG
- the aroA gene encoding 3-phosphoshikimate 1-carboxyvinyltransferase, with amino-acid sequence MESLTLQPIQKVSGEVNLPGSKSVSNRALLLAALSSGKTRLTNLLDSDDIRHMLNALAKLGVSYQLSDDKTVCEVEGLGGAFASQEALELFLGNAGTAMRPLAAALCLGSGEYVLTGEPRMKERPIGHLVTALREAGADVEYLENQNYPPLKIKGTGLKSGTVSIDGSISSQFLTAFLMAAPLAEGEITIKIEGELVSKPYIDITLHIMKQFGVDVINNDYQEFVIPTGQQYVAPGDFLVEGDASSASYFLAAAAIKGGEIKVTGIGKNSIQGDIQFADALAKMGAEIEWGDDYVISRVGQLKGIDMDYNHIPDAAMTIATTALFAEGTTAIRNVYNWRVKETDRLAAMATELRKVGAEVEEGEDYIIVQPVSELKHAAIDTYDDHRMAMCFSLVALSDTPVTINDPGCTSKTFPDYFDKLKMLSQ; translated from the coding sequence ATGGAAAGCCTTACGTTACAACCAATACAAAAAGTGAGTGGGGAAGTTAACCTACCTGGCTCAAAAAGTGTTTCTAACCGAGCATTGCTACTTGCAGCGCTTTCGAGTGGTAAAACGCGCCTAACTAACCTTTTAGACAGTGACGATATTCGTCATATGCTGAATGCTTTGGCTAAGCTGGGCGTTAGCTACCAGCTGTCAGACGACAAAACGGTTTGTGAAGTGGAAGGTCTTGGTGGTGCGTTCGCAAGTCAAGAAGCGTTAGAACTGTTTCTTGGCAATGCTGGCACTGCGATGCGTCCGCTTGCGGCAGCACTGTGTCTAGGTTCAGGTGAGTACGTATTAACTGGTGAGCCGCGCATGAAAGAGCGACCAATCGGCCACCTAGTCACGGCACTTCGAGAAGCAGGTGCAGATGTTGAATATCTTGAGAATCAAAACTACCCACCATTGAAAATCAAAGGCACAGGCTTGAAGAGTGGTACGGTATCAATTGATGGTTCTATCTCTAGCCAGTTCCTAACCGCTTTTTTGATGGCTGCACCGCTTGCTGAAGGCGAAATCACCATCAAGATCGAGGGTGAGTTAGTTTCTAAACCTTACATCGACATTACTCTGCATATCATGAAACAGTTCGGTGTTGATGTTATCAATAATGACTACCAAGAGTTTGTGATCCCAACAGGCCAGCAATACGTTGCGCCGGGTGATTTTCTTGTCGAAGGTGATGCGTCATCAGCATCTTACTTCCTAGCAGCTGCTGCAATTAAAGGTGGTGAGATTAAGGTAACGGGTATTGGTAAAAACAGCATCCAAGGTGATATTCAGTTTGCAGACGCACTTGCGAAAATGGGTGCCGAGATTGAATGGGGTGACGACTACGTTATCTCTCGCGTTGGCCAGCTGAAAGGTATTGATATGGATTACAACCATATCCCTGATGCTGCGATGACGATTGCAACCACGGCACTGTTTGCCGAAGGTACGACTGCAATTCGCAACGTGTACAACTGGCGCGTAAAAGAGACAGATCGTCTTGCTGCAATGGCGACTGAGCTGCGAAAAGTGGGTGCTGAAGTGGAAGAGGGCGAAGATTACATTATTGTTCAGCCTGTTTCTGAGCTTAAACATGCGGCAATTGATACGTACGACGACCATCGTATGGCAATGTGTTTCTCTTTGGTAGCGTTGAGCGATACTCCTGTAACAATCAATGATCCTGGCTGTACGTCAAAGACTTTCCCTGACTACTTTGACAAGCTAAAAATGCTTAGTCAGTAG
- a CDS encoding YciN family protein, giving the protein MSKQVITEFDLLLIANQVIQSHDDYIEGMRADSVTEKDDVLVFKGEYFLDSNGLPTENTTAVFNMFKYLAHHLSKEFTLQQ; this is encoded by the coding sequence ATGAGTAAACAAGTAATCACAGAGTTCGACCTTCTGCTTATCGCTAACCAAGTCATTCAATCTCATGATGACTATATAGAGGGAATGCGTGCGGATAGCGTCACAGAGAAGGATGACGTGTTGGTATTTAAAGGCGAATACTTCCTAGACAGCAATGGCTTACCAACTGAAAATACGACCGCAGTATTCAATATGTTCAAGTACCTAGCTCACCACCTCTCCAAAGAGTTTACGCTGCAGCAATAA
- the aat gene encoding leucyl/phenylalanyl-tRNA--protein transferase, which translates to MTIYLTELDTTSIEFPSPFEALDDPNGLLAFGGDLSPARILNAYSHGIFPWYGPGEPILWWSPAPRAVFVPKTFKPAKSVKKFQRKHSYRVSINQATDKVIGLCSSLRPAEETWLNQDMQRSYIELAKMGHCHSVEVWKGEELVGGLYGILRGQLFCGESMFSTQTNASKIALWYFCRHFSQYGGQLIDCQVMNPHLESLGAMEIERETFLESLSLLKEQSIAAACFQPQWLEDCSE; encoded by the coding sequence ATGACTATATACTTAACAGAGTTGGATACTACTAGTATAGAATTCCCTTCACCATTTGAAGCGCTTGATGATCCCAACGGATTACTGGCTTTTGGTGGAGACCTTTCTCCTGCACGTATTCTCAATGCTTATAGTCATGGCATTTTTCCATGGTACGGTCCAGGTGAACCCATTCTGTGGTGGAGTCCAGCTCCGCGAGCCGTGTTTGTTCCTAAGACATTTAAACCGGCTAAAAGTGTCAAAAAATTTCAGCGCAAGCACAGCTACCGTGTCAGTATCAACCAAGCGACAGACAAAGTGATCGGGCTTTGCTCATCCTTACGCCCTGCTGAAGAGACATGGCTAAACCAAGATATGCAGCGATCCTATATCGAACTGGCAAAAATGGGGCATTGCCATTCCGTTGAAGTGTGGAAAGGAGAGGAATTGGTTGGCGGTTTGTATGGCATTCTTCGTGGTCAACTCTTTTGCGGTGAATCCATGTTCAGCACTCAAACCAACGCATCTAAGATCGCACTCTGGTACTTTTGCCGCCACTTTTCACAATATGGTGGGCAACTCATTGATTGCCAAGTAATGAACCCACATCTGGAGTCGCTCGGAGCAATGGAGATCGAAAGAGAGACTTTTCTCGAATCTCTGTCATTATTAAAAGAGCAGTCTATTGCAGCTGCATGCTTTCAACCACAATGGCTCGAGGATTGTTCGGAATGA
- a CDS encoding outer membrane lipoprotein has product MKKLLWILLFLPLIANAAYNRNQARPVNEVVYGEIDTVRYITQQEIVESKANGWETLLGAAIGGLIGNQFGGGTGKEVATAVGAVAGAGIAINRANTQYRVEYKLVELLVKTDDNKLVNIIQDVDSSMLFSRGDDVRILYFSDGVRVDLVY; this is encoded by the coding sequence ATGAAGAAATTGCTTTGGATTTTACTGTTTTTGCCTCTTATAGCAAATGCAGCCTACAACAGGAATCAAGCTCGACCGGTCAATGAGGTTGTTTACGGTGAAATTGATACCGTTCGTTATATCACTCAACAAGAGATTGTAGAGTCGAAAGCCAACGGTTGGGAAACGCTGCTTGGCGCGGCGATTGGTGGCTTGATTGGTAACCAGTTTGGTGGTGGTACCGGTAAAGAAGTGGCGACAGCCGTTGGTGCAGTGGCGGGCGCAGGTATAGCCATAAACAGAGCCAATACCCAATATCGAGTAGAGTACAAGCTTGTCGAGTTGTTGGTCAAAACCGATGACAATAAGCTGGTCAACATTATTCAAGATGTCGACAGCTCGATGCTTTTTTCTCGCGGTGATGACGTGCGAATTCTGTACTTTTCTGATGGCGTACGTGTTGATCTAGTGTACTAG